The following coding sequences lie in one Arachis ipaensis cultivar K30076 chromosome B03, Araip1.1, whole genome shotgun sequence genomic window:
- the LOC107632485 gene encoding sucrose transport protein SUC5-like — MEFLSLNLENQSPLPPKPNLLRQIIVVASIAAGVQFGWALQLSLLTPYAHLLGIPQASAAYILFCGPISEMLVQPIVGYYSDRCTSWFGRQRPFIALGTLAVAIAVLFIGYATDMGHMFGDSLEKNARSRAIAIFVVGFWILDVANNMLQAPCWASLADLAAGDQRKMRTANAGFSFFVGLENFLGYAAGSYSGLHHIFPFTRTKACDVYCAHLKSYFFLSIMLLLTLATAAEVYVKGKPLSLQKLTAAADAEIKGKSEHMDKH; from the exons ATGGAGTTCCTTTCTCTCAACTTAGAGAACCAGTCTCCACTACCACCAAAGCCGAATCTTCTACGTCAGATCATCGTCGTGGCGTCTATCGCCGCCGGTGTTCAGTTTGGATGGGCTTTACAGCTATCCTTGCTGACACCCTACGCCCACCTCCTTGGTATCCCACAAGCTTCCGCAGCTTACATCTTATTTTGCGGACCAATAAGTGAGATGCTCGTGCAGCCCATAGTAGGCTACTATAGTGACCGCTGCACGTCGTGGTTTGGACGACAGCGGCCTTTCATTGCTCTCGGCACCTTAGCGGTCGCCATTGCAGTGCTTTTTATAGGCTACGCTACTGACATGGGACACATGTTTGGTGACTCGCTTGAGAAGAAT GCCCGCTCGCGCGCCATAGCCATCTTCGTGGTCGGGTTCTGGATCCTCGACGTTGCTAACAACATGCTTCAAGCTCCTTGCTGGGCATCCCTTGCCGACCTCGCCGCCGGAGACCAACGGAAAATGCGGACGGCCAACGCTGGCTTCTCGTTCTTTGTGGGGTTGGAAAACTTCCTAGGATACGCCGCTGGTTCCTACAGCGGTCTCCATCACATTTTCCCGTTCACAAGAACGAAAGCGTGCGATGTATACTGTGCCCACCTGAAAAGCTATTTCTTCCTTTCAATCATGCTGTTGCTAACCCTAGCCACGGCGGCGGAGGTATACGTGAAAGGGAAACCACTCTCGCTGCAGAAATTAACGGCGGCGGCGGACGCCGAGATTAAAGGCAAATCAGAACACATGGATAAGCATTAA